From Streptomyces asiaticus, one genomic window encodes:
- a CDS encoding ABC transporter permease produces the protein MADDQAQRPDPEPERRSPRWGWGAFRRSPFFPATVIVLIISAGAGLFAGSYTYAFANPTPRNIPTAVVTPDHGAAPLNRFLAGMEQALNASLRLHPYPSYAKARWSLEEQRVFAVLQVRGRGVRMDVASAAGATVAQVLGQAAGKVGRMSGVPVTVKDVKPLQPGDPRGLAVFYISLAATIIGFLGAIQLSVNASELNPAERIAFMIAYALLGGFTIAVIVDQGLGALRLPFLESWAILALTMFTSGLVFSMFNVLFGRWALIPTWGLMVLLGNPSSGGAVSWPLLPSLLGAVGRWLPPGASVNAQHTAIYFRAHQHAFPFLVLVAWCLLSAVVFWTWRHRHPGGRPPRATPTRC, from the coding sequence ATGGCCGATGACCAGGCGCAGCGCCCCGACCCCGAGCCCGAACGCCGATCACCGCGCTGGGGGTGGGGGGCCTTCAGGCGGTCCCCCTTCTTCCCCGCGACCGTCATCGTGCTGATCATCTCCGCGGGCGCCGGGCTCTTCGCGGGCTCGTACACCTACGCCTTCGCGAACCCCACCCCCCGGAACATCCCCACCGCCGTCGTGACCCCCGACCACGGCGCCGCTCCGCTGAACCGGTTCCTCGCCGGGATGGAGCAGGCCCTCAACGCCTCCCTACGGCTGCATCCCTATCCCAGCTACGCCAAGGCCCGCTGGTCCCTGGAGGAGCAGCGGGTCTTCGCGGTCCTCCAGGTGCGCGGCCGCGGCGTGCGGATGGATGTGGCGAGCGCGGCCGGGGCGACCGTCGCCCAGGTGCTCGGCCAGGCCGCGGGCAAGGTCGGCCGGATGTCCGGGGTGCCGGTCACGGTCAAGGACGTGAAACCGCTGCAACCCGGTGACCCGCGCGGCCTCGCGGTCTTCTACATCTCCCTGGCCGCCACGATCATCGGCTTCCTCGGCGCCATCCAGCTCAGCGTGAACGCCTCCGAGCTCAACCCGGCCGAGCGGATCGCCTTCATGATCGCGTACGCCCTGCTCGGCGGGTTCACCATCGCGGTGATCGTGGACCAGGGGCTGGGCGCGCTCCGGCTCCCCTTCCTGGAGTCCTGGGCGATCCTGGCGCTGACGATGTTCACCTCGGGGCTGGTGTTCTCCATGTTCAACGTCCTCTTCGGGCGCTGGGCGCTCATCCCCACCTGGGGTCTGATGGTGCTCCTCGGCAACCCCTCCTCCGGCGGCGCCGTCTCCTGGCCCCTGCTCCCCTCCCTCCTCGGCGCCGTCGGCCGCTGGCTCCCGCCGGGCGCCTCGGTCAACGCCCAGCACACCGCGATCTACTTCCGCGCCCACCAGCACGCCTTTCCGTTCCTGGTGCTGGTGGCCTGGTGCCTGCTGTCCGCCGTGGTCTTCTGGACCTGGCGCCACCGCCACCCGGGCGGCCGCCCGCCGAGGGCGACGCCGACGCGGTGCTGA
- a CDS encoding DUF1152 domain-containing protein: MTRLIVAGGGGGDAVAAAVLDRTLYGRGTGDDRAVVLTYAWDRLLVDPVPGPRAAADFTGLRALTPSVYAVPEDAKPVAPAGSTLPRLAAELPHSFALLDPHHGVEGMVRQLEELIEHLAPASIDLLDVGGDILAHGDEPTLRSPLGDALSLAACAQVNADIRLLVAGPGLDGEIPVEVLHERLERVVHTLTADDVAPVGPVMEWHPSEATGMLTAVARGVRGLCEVRDAGLTIPLTDGGAVIHEADLDTAFRRNRLAGAIADTTGLAEAERHCREICGYSEIDYEREKAARFGAAPEGPFRPRAVLAGVARFAEEARARGVSHTTFRRLTEVLGLSGDQRADLRALLIGTQPERYDAPLWRL; the protein is encoded by the coding sequence ATGACGCGGCTGATCGTGGCGGGCGGAGGAGGCGGGGACGCCGTGGCCGCCGCGGTGCTCGACCGGACTCTGTACGGGCGCGGGACGGGCGATGACCGGGCGGTGGTCCTGACGTACGCCTGGGACCGGCTGCTCGTCGACCCCGTCCCCGGGCCCCGGGCCGCGGCCGACTTCACCGGTCTGCGGGCGCTGACGCCGAGCGTGTACGCCGTGCCCGAGGACGCGAAGCCCGTGGCGCCTGCCGGGTCCACACTGCCCCGTCTGGCCGCCGAGCTGCCGCACAGCTTCGCCCTGCTCGACCCCCACCACGGCGTGGAGGGCATGGTCCGGCAGTTGGAAGAGCTGATCGAGCATCTGGCCCCGGCGTCGATCGACCTGCTGGACGTAGGCGGCGACATCCTCGCGCACGGCGATGAGCCGACGCTGCGGAGCCCGCTCGGGGACGCGCTGTCACTCGCCGCGTGTGCGCAGGTGAACGCCGATATCCGGCTGCTGGTCGCCGGGCCCGGGCTGGACGGGGAGATTCCGGTGGAGGTGCTGCACGAACGGCTGGAGCGGGTGGTCCACACGCTGACCGCCGACGATGTCGCACCCGTCGGGCCCGTCATGGAGTGGCATCCGTCGGAGGCCACCGGCATGCTCACGGCCGTGGCGCGGGGGGTGCGCGGGCTGTGCGAGGTACGGGACGCGGGGCTCACCATTCCCCTGACGGACGGCGGGGCCGTGATCCATGAGGCGGATCTCGACACCGCGTTCCGCCGGAACCGGCTGGCCGGGGCCATCGCCGATACGACCGGACTCGCCGAGGCCGAGCGGCACTGCCGGGAGATCTGCGGCTACTCGGAGATCGACTACGAACGGGAGAAGGCCGCGCGGTTCGGGGCGGCGCCCGAGGGTCCGTTCCGGCCCAGGGCCGTACTCGCCGGGGTTGCCCGCTTCGCGGAGGAGGCTCGCGCGCGGGGGGTCAGCCACACCACGTTCCGCCGTCTGACGGAGGTCCTCGGGCTGAGTGGGGATCAGCGTGCCGATCTGCGGGCCCTGCTGATCGGGACTCAGCCCGAGCGGTACGACGCCCCGCTGTGGCGGCTGTGA
- a CDS encoding SH3 domain-containing protein, producing MQTRRLLAGAGAAAAVALGLVGTPSAQAATTKAAAVTCGNAYWPHTNDDPFGGRVSKSSPAAIHTGPYGDCTTVGHVSPDTWVEYDCYVTNDLGHTWTWVRDENNRSLGWIYDKYLDDGGSNFRCG from the coding sequence ATGCAGACACGCCGCCTTCTCGCCGGCGCCGGCGCCGCCGCAGCCGTCGCGCTCGGTCTCGTGGGCACGCCGAGCGCCCAGGCCGCCACCACCAAGGCAGCCGCTGTCACGTGCGGCAACGCGTACTGGCCGCACACCAACGACGATCCCTTCGGGGGCAGAGTGAGCAAGTCCTCCCCCGCCGCCATCCACACCGGACCGTACGGCGACTGCACCACAGTGGGCCATGTCTCTCCGGACACCTGGGTCGAGTACGACTGCTACGTCACGAACGACCTCGGCCACACCTGGACATGGGTCAGAGACGAGAACAACAGGAGCCTCGGCTGGATCTACGACAAGTACCTGGACGACGGGGGCTCCAACTTCCGCTGCGGCTGA
- a CDS encoding SDR family NAD(P)-dependent oxidoreductase, whose product MPGRLHGKVALITGATGGIGAATAELFAREGARLLLTDVAPEPLKALEERIEERIEERGGSDVASAVLDVASAEAWGDVIATVRERFGRLDVLVNIAGILDWPGIEGTDEASWDRVIEVNQKGTWLGMKAAMPLLRASGRGSVINTSSVLGLVGSGAAAAYQASKGAVRLLSKTAAVEYARDNVRVNSLHPGVIATPMIQDLLDEQGDQQPDIVRTPMARAGRADEIAPAMLFLASDESSFVTGSELVVDGGLTAH is encoded by the coding sequence ATGCCTGGACGTCTGCACGGCAAAGTCGCCCTGATCACCGGAGCGACGGGAGGGATCGGCGCGGCGACAGCCGAACTCTTCGCGCGGGAGGGAGCACGGCTGCTCCTCACCGATGTGGCCCCGGAGCCCTTGAAGGCTCTGGAGGAACGGATCGAGGAACGGATCGAGGAGCGCGGCGGCAGCGATGTGGCCTCGGCCGTTCTCGACGTCGCCTCGGCGGAGGCGTGGGGCGATGTGATCGCCACCGTACGGGAGCGCTTCGGCCGCCTGGACGTGCTGGTCAACATCGCCGGGATCCTGGACTGGCCGGGTATTGAGGGCACCGATGAGGCGTCCTGGGACCGCGTGATCGAGGTGAACCAGAAGGGCACCTGGCTGGGGATGAAGGCGGCCATGCCGCTGCTGCGCGCGAGCGGCAGGGGGTCGGTGATCAACACATCCTCGGTGCTGGGGCTGGTGGGCAGCGGTGCGGCGGCCGCGTACCAGGCGTCGAAGGGCGCCGTCCGGCTGCTGTCGAAGACCGCGGCGGTCGAGTACGCCCGCGACAACGTCCGGGTCAACTCACTGCATCCGGGGGTGATCGCCACTCCGATGATCCAGGACCTCCTGGACGAGCAGGGCGATCAGCAGCCGGACATCGTGCGGACGCCGATGGCCCGCGCGGGCCGGGCGGACGAGATCGCACCGGCGATGCTCTTCCTCGCGAGCGACGAATCGTCGTTCGTCACCGGTTCGGAGCTCGTGGTCGACGGCGGGCTCACCGCGCACTGA
- the hrpA gene encoding ATP-dependent RNA helicase HrpA: MSTTPAPALPALLERLPELMLRDQQRLGRRLDGARRIRKPEARAAVLGEIAEEMTRAELRVADRRAAVPAITYPEELPVSQKKDAILEAVRDHQVVIVAGETGSGKTTQIPKICLELGRGVKGLIGHTQPRRIAARTVAERIAEEMRSPLGESVGWKVRFTDQVGKDTHVKLMTDGILLAEIQTDRELRQYDTIIIDEAHERSLNIDFLLGYLAQLLPRRPDLKVVITSATIDPERFSRHFGDAPIVEVSGRTYPVEVRYRPLLEEGGEDSDRDQITAICDAVDELQAEGPGDILVFLSGEREIRDTADALNKKQLRSTEVLPLYARLSHAEQHRVFQRHTGRRIVLATNVAETSLTVPGIRYVIDPGTARISRYSHRTKVQRLPIEPISQASANQRKGRCGRTSDGICIRLYSEDDFVTRPEFTDAEILRTNLASVILQMTAAGLGDIEKFPFIDPPDRRNIKDGVQLLEELHALDSKQKDPRKRLTQVGRKLAQLPVDPRLARMVLEADRNGCVREVMVIAAALSIQDPRERPSDKQQQADQQHARFKDESSDFLAFLNLWKYVRERQKELSSSAFRRMCRHEYLNYLRIREWQDIYSQLRTVAKTMDIHMSEQDAAPDHIHTSLLAGLLSHVGLKDTEKNEYVGARSAKFAVFPGSALFKKPPRWVMSAELVETSRLWARVNAKIEPEWIEPLAQHLVKRTYSEPHWEQKQAAVMAYERVTLYGVPIVAQRKVNYGRIDPETSRDLFIRNALVEGDWRTHHQFFHDNRKLLGEVEELEHRARRRDILVDDETLFDFYDQRIPEHVVSGAHFDSWWKHKRREEPELLNFEKSMLINERAQGVTKDAYPDSWRQGKLKFKVTYQFEPGADADGVTVHIPLQVLNQVTPDGFDWQIPGLREDLVTELIRSLPKPVRRHYVPAPNYARRFLESAVPLQEPLTAALGRELQRMVGVRIEPEDWDLAKVPDHLKITFRVVDERRRKLAEDKDLETLRQRLRPKTRAAISKAFESSKEAVGIEQRGGLTRWTVGTLPRTFETRRGGQPVKAYPALVDEGASVAVRLFDTEAEQREAMWRGTRRLILLQLPSNPAKFVQGKLSNQAKLALSSSPHGSVQALFDDCVAAAADRLIAARGGPAWDEESFGKLFDAVRSDIMDATLETVRKVQEVLAAWQSCERRLKDTRSPVLLPSLTDIREQLSELITPGFVTAHGVRRLPDLMRYLVAVDRRLQQLPGNAERDRARMAKVREMRDEYAWLLEQFRPGRPVPQEALEIRWMIEELRVSYFAHALGTAYPVSDKRIVKAIDAAAP; the protein is encoded by the coding sequence ATGTCCACCACGCCTGCCCCCGCCCTGCCCGCCCTGCTGGAGCGGCTGCCCGAGCTGATGCTGCGCGACCAGCAGCGGCTGGGACGCCGGCTCGACGGTGCGCGCCGGATCCGTAAACCCGAGGCCCGTGCGGCCGTGCTCGGCGAGATCGCCGAGGAGATGACGCGTGCCGAGCTGCGGGTCGCGGACCGCCGCGCCGCGGTGCCGGCCATCACCTATCCGGAAGAGCTGCCGGTCAGCCAGAAGAAGGACGCGATCCTCGAGGCCGTCCGGGATCACCAGGTGGTGATCGTCGCGGGTGAGACCGGCTCCGGGAAGACCACCCAGATTCCGAAGATCTGTCTGGAGCTGGGGCGCGGCGTCAAGGGCCTCATCGGCCATACGCAGCCACGCCGGATCGCGGCCCGCACCGTGGCCGAGCGCATCGCCGAGGAGATGCGCTCACCGCTCGGCGAGTCCGTCGGCTGGAAGGTCCGCTTCACCGACCAGGTGGGCAAGGACACCCACGTCAAGCTGATGACCGACGGCATTCTGCTCGCCGAGATCCAGACCGACCGTGAGCTGCGCCAGTACGACACGATCATCATCGACGAGGCCCATGAGCGCAGCCTCAACATCGACTTCCTGCTCGGCTATCTGGCCCAGCTGCTGCCCCGCCGCCCCGACCTCAAGGTCGTGATCACCTCCGCCACCATCGACCCCGAGCGCTTCTCCCGCCATTTCGGCGACGCGCCGATCGTCGAGGTCAGCGGGCGTACGTATCCGGTCGAGGTGCGTTACCGCCCGCTTCTCGAGGAGGGCGGCGAGGACAGCGACCGCGACCAGATCACCGCGATCTGCGACGCGGTCGACGAGCTCCAGGCCGAGGGCCCGGGCGACATCCTGGTCTTCCTCTCCGGCGAGCGGGAGATCCGGGACACGGCCGACGCGCTGAACAAGAAACAGCTGAGGTCCACCGAGGTGCTGCCGCTGTACGCGCGGCTGTCGCACGCCGAGCAGCACCGGGTCTTCCAGAGACACACCGGCCGCCGGATCGTGCTGGCGACGAACGTGGCGGAGACCTCGCTGACCGTCCCCGGCATCCGCTATGTGATCGACCCGGGCACCGCCCGGATCTCCCGCTACAGCCATCGCACCAAGGTCCAGCGGCTGCCCATCGAGCCGATCTCTCAGGCCAGCGCCAATCAGCGCAAGGGCCGCTGCGGCCGGACCAGCGACGGCATCTGTATCCGGCTGTACTCCGAGGACGACTTCGTCACCCGCCCGGAGTTCACCGACGCCGAGATCCTGCGGACCAACCTGGCCTCCGTCATCCTCCAGATGACCGCCGCCGGCCTCGGCGACATCGAGAAGTTCCCCTTCATCGACCCGCCGGACCGCCGCAACATCAAGGACGGCGTCCAGCTCCTGGAGGAGCTGCACGCCCTGGACAGCAAGCAGAAGGACCCGCGCAAGCGGCTCACCCAGGTCGGCCGGAAGCTGGCCCAGCTGCCGGTGGACCCGCGGCTGGCCCGGATGGTGCTGGAGGCGGATCGCAACGGCTGTGTCCGCGAGGTCATGGTGATCGCGGCGGCGCTGTCCATCCAGGACCCGCGCGAGCGCCCCTCGGACAAGCAGCAGCAGGCGGATCAGCAGCACGCCCGCTTCAAGGACGAGTCCAGCGACTTCCTGGCCTTCCTCAATCTGTGGAAGTACGTCCGGGAGCGGCAGAAGGAGCTGTCCTCCTCCGCCTTCCGCCGGATGTGCCGCCATGAATACCTCAACTACCTGCGCATACGCGAATGGCAGGACATCTACAGCCAGCTGCGCACGGTGGCCAAGACCATGGACATCCACATGTCCGAGCAGGACGCGGCGCCCGATCACATCCACACCTCGCTGCTGGCGGGGCTGCTCTCCCATGTGGGCCTGAAGGACACCGAGAAGAACGAGTACGTGGGCGCGCGCAGCGCCAAGTTCGCGGTCTTCCCCGGCTCGGCGCTGTTCAAGAAGCCGCCGCGCTGGGTGATGTCGGCGGAGCTGGTGGAGACCTCCCGGCTGTGGGCGCGGGTGAACGCGAAGATCGAGCCGGAGTGGATCGAGCCGCTCGCCCAGCACCTGGTCAAGCGCACCTACAGCGAGCCGCACTGGGAGCAGAAGCAGGCCGCGGTGATGGCGTATGAGCGGGTGACGCTCTACGGGGTGCCGATCGTCGCCCAGCGGAAGGTCAACTACGGCCGGATCGACCCCGAGACCAGCCGCGACCTGTTCATCCGCAACGCCCTGGTGGAGGGCGACTGGCGCACCCACCACCAGTTCTTCCACGACAACCGCAAGCTGCTGGGCGAGGTCGAGGAGCTGGAGCACCGCGCCAGGCGCCGCGACATCCTCGTGGACGACGAGACGCTCTTCGACTTCTACGACCAGCGGATCCCCGAGCATGTGGTCTCCGGCGCCCACTTCGACTCCTGGTGGAAGCACAAGCGGCGCGAGGAGCCGGAGCTTCTCAACTTCGAGAAGTCGATGCTCATCAACGAGCGGGCGCAGGGCGTCACCAAGGACGCGTATCCGGACTCCTGGCGCCAGGGGAAGCTCAAGTTCAAGGTGACCTACCAGTTCGAGCCGGGGGCGGACGCGGACGGGGTGACCGTCCACATCCCGCTCCAGGTGCTCAACCAGGTCACCCCGGACGGCTTCGACTGGCAGATCCCGGGGCTGCGCGAGGATCTGGTCACCGAGCTGATCCGCTCGCTGCCCAAGCCGGTCCGCCGGCACTACGTCCCGGCGCCCAACTACGCCAGGCGCTTCCTGGAAAGCGCTGTCCCCCTCCAGGAGCCGCTGACGGCCGCGCTGGGGCGGGAGCTCCAGCGGATGGTGGGCGTGCGGATCGAGCCGGAGGACTGGGACCTGGCGAAGGTCCCCGACCACCTGAAGATCACCTTCCGGGTGGTGGACGAGCGGCGCCGCAAGCTGGCCGAGGACAAGGACCTGGAGACGCTGCGGCAGCGGCTGCGGCCCAAGACGCGGGCCGCGATCTCCAAGGCGTTCGAGTCCTCCAAGGAGGCCGTGGGGATCGAGCAGCGCGGCGGGCTGACCCGGTGGACGGTCGGCACGCTGCCGCGCACCTTCGAGACGCGCCGCGGCGGCCAGCCGGTCAAGGCGTATCCGGCGCTCGTCGACGAGGGCGCGTCGGTGGCCGTACGGCTCTTCGACACCGAGGCCGAGCAGCGGGAGGCGATGTGGCGGGGGACGCGCCGGCTGATCCTGCTCCAGCTCCCGTCCAACCCGGCCAAGTTCGTCCAGGGCAAGCTCTCCAACCAGGCCAAGCTGGCGCTCTCCAGCAGCCCGCACGGCAGTGTGCAGGCGCTGTTCGACGACTGTGTGGCCGCGGCGGCGGACCGGCTGATCGCGGCCCGTGGCGGCCCGGCCTGGGACGAGGAATCGTTCGGCAAGCTCTTCGACGCCGTCCGCAGCGACATCATGGACGCCACGCTGGAGACCGTGCGCAAGGTCCAGGAGGTGCTGGCGGCCTGGCAGTCGTGCGAGCGGCGGCTGAAGGACACCAGGAGCCCGGTGCTGCTGCCGTCGCTCACGGACATCAGGGAGCAGCTCTCGGAGCTCATCACGCCGGGTTTCGTGACCGCGCACGGCGTACGGCGGCTTCCGGACCTCATGCGCTATCTGGTGGCCGTGGACCGGCGGCTCCAGCAGCTTCCGGGCAACGCCGAGCGGGACCGCGCCCGGATGGCGAAGGTGCGGGAGATGCGGGACGAGTACGCCTGGCTGCTGGAGCAGTTCCGGCCGGGGCGCCCGGTGCCCCAGGAGGCGCTGGAGATCCGCTGGATGATCGAGGAGCTGCGGGTCAGCTACTTCGCGCACGCCCTCGGTACGGCCTATCCGGTGTCCGACAAGCGCATCGTCAAGGCCATCGACGCGGCGGCGCCGTAA
- a CDS encoding MFS transporter gives MADVKGAPREVRKAAIASLFGSALEWYDFFLYGTAAALVFNSLFFPTFDPLVGTIAAFGTNAVGFLARPLGGIIFGHFGDRIGRKSMLVTTLVIMGVATCLIGLLPTYATIGVWAPVLLIVLRIVQGIAVGGEWGGGVLIVSEHAPSHRRGFYSAWSQTGVGLGFVLSASAYALVQAVTTKESFLAWGWRIPFVVGILLTAVGLLIRLRIMETPAFREKESEPKKSTPPLLDVIRTHPKSILIAFGARVAETGASYLFLTFSLSYAAEVGVGKGVVLAALVVGMLFESFAMPMFGALSDRIGRRPVYIGGAIAVIVWAFPFFAMFDSGNPVLIFVAIFVALVIGHGSMIGTQPAFFTELFASRVAYSGLALGHELASMIVGGFSPIVATALLAWAGASWPIALFMIGMGAVTVFAVAAAPETNPAVRKGGKGREESEETEETEESEASEETEETEKSEETEEAEVKSRTV, from the coding sequence ATGGCAGACGTGAAGGGCGCCCCGCGCGAAGTACGCAAGGCGGCGATCGCAAGTTTGTTCGGTAGTGCATTGGAGTGGTACGACTTCTTCCTCTACGGCACGGCCGCCGCGCTCGTCTTCAACTCCCTCTTCTTCCCGACCTTCGATCCGCTGGTCGGAACGATCGCCGCCTTCGGCACCAACGCGGTGGGGTTCCTCGCCCGGCCGCTGGGCGGCATCATCTTCGGGCACTTCGGTGACCGGATCGGCCGTAAGTCGATGCTGGTGACCACCCTGGTGATCATGGGCGTCGCGACCTGTCTGATCGGTCTGCTGCCCACCTACGCCACCATCGGGGTCTGGGCGCCGGTGCTGCTGATAGTGCTGCGGATCGTGCAGGGCATCGCCGTCGGCGGTGAGTGGGGCGGTGGGGTGCTGATCGTCAGCGAACACGCGCCGAGCCACCGTCGCGGCTTCTACTCGGCCTGGAGCCAGACCGGTGTGGGGCTCGGGTTCGTCCTCTCCGCCTCCGCCTACGCGCTCGTCCAGGCGGTGACCACCAAGGAGTCCTTCCTCGCCTGGGGATGGCGCATTCCGTTCGTCGTCGGCATCCTGCTCACCGCCGTCGGGCTGCTGATCCGGCTCCGAATCATGGAGACGCCCGCGTTCCGGGAGAAGGAGTCGGAGCCGAAGAAGTCCACCCCGCCACTCCTCGACGTCATCCGCACCCACCCCAAGTCGATACTGATCGCCTTCGGGGCGCGGGTCGCCGAAACCGGTGCGAGCTATCTCTTCCTCACCTTCAGCCTCTCCTACGCGGCCGAAGTCGGGGTGGGCAAGGGGGTGGTGCTGGCCGCGCTCGTGGTGGGGATGCTGTTCGAGTCGTTCGCGATGCCGATGTTCGGGGCGCTGTCCGACCGCATCGGGCGCCGGCCGGTGTATATCGGGGGCGCGATCGCGGTGATCGTCTGGGCCTTTCCGTTCTTCGCCATGTTCGACTCGGGCAATCCGGTGCTGATCTTCGTGGCGATCTTCGTGGCGCTCGTGATCGGCCATGGGTCGATGATCGGCACCCAGCCGGCGTTCTTCACCGAACTCTTCGCCAGCCGGGTGGCCTACAGCGGGCTCGCCCTGGGGCATGAGCTGGCGTCGATGATCGTCGGCGGGTTCTCCCCCATCGTCGCCACCGCGCTGCTCGCGTGGGCAGGCGCGTCCTGGCCGATCGCACTGTTCATGATCGGCATGGGCGCGGTCACGGTCTTCGCCGTGGCGGCCGCGCCCGAGACCAACCCGGCCGTCCGCAAGGGCGGCAAGGGTCGGGAGGAGTCGGAGGAGACGGAGGAGACGGAGGAGTCGGAGGCGTCGGAGGAGACGGAGGAGACGGAGAAATCGGAGGAGACGGAGGAGGCCGAGGTGAAATCCCGGACCGTCTGA